From Natronincola ferrireducens, the proteins below share one genomic window:
- a CDS encoding amidohydrolase — protein sequence MNNKILIKNARAIVSCDIEDRVYYDCDMLIEGPEIKEIGQGLSCDEATVINAKDKFVYPGLINTHHHFFQTFIRNMESIDYPNMTVVEWLDKIYRIFQKVDSDVIYYSSLTAMADLVKHGCTTAFDHQYCYTKKSGKELVDRQMEAASLLGLRYHAGRGTNTLPRSEGSTIPDNMLETTDEFIADCERIIDLYHDPKPFSMKQIVVAPCQPINSYRDTFIESVALARSKGVYLHTHLGEGENELMMERWGKRTLEWCQEIGFVGKDVFVAHGWELEPFEYKIVGDTNTGVSHCPTPAVLGGFPILDMKSMQENNVLISLGCDGSATNDSSNLLDSLRLAYMMQAYHSKARGTSVTPYEMLKIATINGAKTLGRDELGSLEIGKGADLFMIDTSVLELTGTLHDPKNILAKTGVTGPVWLTMINGKVVFKDGQLVGVDEHKLAQEGEKVWTRFINS from the coding sequence ATGAATAACAAAATATTAATAAAAAATGCACGGGCAATTGTATCCTGTGATATTGAAGACAGAGTTTATTATGATTGTGATATGTTAATTGAAGGTCCAGAGATAAAAGAAATAGGACAAGGATTATCCTGTGATGAAGCTACCGTTATAAATGCTAAAGACAAGTTTGTATATCCAGGATTAATTAATACCCATCATCACTTTTTTCAAACATTTATTAGAAATATGGAAAGTATAGACTATCCCAATATGACCGTAGTAGAATGGTTAGATAAGATATATCGTATTTTTCAAAAAGTTGATTCTGATGTTATTTATTACTCATCTTTAACAGCCATGGCGGATTTAGTAAAACACGGTTGTACAACTGCCTTTGATCATCAATACTGTTATACTAAGAAATCTGGTAAAGAGTTAGTAGATCGGCAAATGGAAGCTGCTTCCCTTTTAGGCTTAAGATATCATGCAGGTAGAGGAACAAATACCCTCCCAAGAAGCGAAGGCAGTACCATTCCAGATAATATGCTCGAAACTACCGATGAATTCATTGCAGACTGTGAAAGAATCATTGATTTATATCATGATCCAAAACCATTTTCAATGAAACAAATTGTTGTAGCACCCTGCCAACCAATTAACAGCTATCGTGATACATTTATTGAATCTGTAGCTTTGGCAAGATCTAAAGGTGTTTACTTACATACACATTTAGGTGAAGGTGAAAATGAATTAATGATGGAAAGATGGGGTAAAAGAACCCTTGAGTGGTGTCAAGAAATAGGCTTTGTAGGTAAAGATGTATTTGTAGCCCATGGTTGGGAACTAGAGCCCTTTGAATATAAAATTGTGGGGGATACAAATACGGGAGTGTCCCACTGTCCTACTCCAGCGGTTTTAGGGGGATTCCCTATATTGGATATGAAAAGCATGCAAGAAAATAATGTATTAATAAGCTTAGGGTGTGATGGTTCTGCAACTAATGATAGTTCAAATCTACTGGATTCATTAAGATTAGCCTATATGATGCAGGCCTATCATAGTAAAGCCCGGGGTACCAGTGTTACCCCATATGAAATGTTAAAGATAGCAACTATAAATGGTGCCAAAACATTGGGGAGAGATGAATTAGGCTCCCTTGAAATAGGTAAAGGCGCAGATTTATTTATGATAGATACCAGTGTATTGGAGCTGACAGGAACCTTACATGATCCAAAAAATATTTTAGCTAAAACTGGGGTGACTGGACCTGTTTGGTTAACCATGATTAATGGAAAAGTTGTTTTTAAGGATGGACAATTAGTGGGGGTAGATGAACATAAGTTAGCTCAAGAAGGAGAGAAGGTTTGGACAAGATTTATCAACAGCTAA
- a CDS encoding BMP family protein: MALLFTGCAQSNDVSKDDGTEDTLKVALLLSGPANDQGWNASALEGLIAAEQEMGIEIAYMENVELVDTESAYRDYAAQGFDLIIGHGFQFGEPAVRVAESFPNTYFMATEANAQSENTASYVMKCEQGGYLMGVLSSSMSKTGKIGVVGGFEQPSIVKEVEAFKVGAKSVNPDIEVFEIYISSFTDVTAGKAAASSMIDQGADVLYHVANQAGTGVIKAAEENGLLACGNAYDQSSIAPETIMASTLYNMPEVILQAVTQVKEGTFGGGVYHLGMADNVVDITEFNSFEDKIPTEVKELIKSLKSQITDGSLEVPLIETPTK; encoded by the coding sequence ATGGCTTTGTTATTTACGGGATGTGCTCAGTCCAATGATGTGTCAAAAGATGATGGTACAGAGGACACTTTAAAAGTAGCACTATTGCTTTCAGGACCAGCAAATGACCAAGGTTGGAATGCTTCTGCATTAGAGGGTTTAATAGCTGCAGAACAGGAAATGGGCATCGAGATTGCATATATGGAAAATGTTGAGCTAGTTGATACTGAATCTGCATACAGGGATTATGCTGCACAGGGCTTTGACTTAATCATTGGTCATGGTTTTCAATTTGGAGAACCAGCTGTGCGGGTTGCAGAATCATTTCCTAATACATATTTTATGGCAACCGAAGCAAATGCTCAGTCAGAAAATACTGCTTCCTATGTAATGAAATGTGAGCAAGGCGGGTACTTGATGGGAGTTTTATCTAGCTCAATGTCAAAAACAGGGAAAATTGGCGTGGTTGGTGGATTTGAACAGCCTTCCATTGTTAAAGAGGTAGAAGCCTTTAAAGTAGGTGCTAAGTCGGTTAATCCTGATATAGAAGTATTTGAAATTTATATTAGTTCCTTTACAGATGTAACAGCCGGGAAGGCAGCAGCTTCGTCCATGATAGATCAAGGTGCCGATGTATTATATCATGTGGCTAACCAAGCGGGTACTGGTGTAATCAAAGCTGCAGAAGAAAATGGCTTACTTGCATGTGGTAATGCCTATGACCAAAGTTCAATAGCTCCTGAAACAATTATGGCTTCTACATTATATAACATGCCTGAGGTTATATTACAAGCGGTTACGCAAGTAAAAGAAGGTACATTTGGTGGTGGGGTTTATCACTTAGGTATGGCAGATAACGTTGTAGATATAACAGAATTTAACTCCTTTGAAGATAAAATTCCAACAGAAGTTAAAGAATTAATTAAAAGTTTAAAATCTCAAATTACTGATGGTAGTCTGGAAGTTCCTTTAATCGAAACTCCAACAAAATAG
- a CDS encoding ABC transporter ATP-binding protein, whose translation MSLLVMQNIDKSFFGKSALKQVCLDVKHGEIHALLGENGAGKTTLMNILYGIYTKDNGEVFWKGESIQFDSPKDAIDNRIGMVHQHFSLVPTLTVSQNITLGLKSKGYPFSNRKKLNEEIKEISNKYGLDICPDAYVSSLSVGEQQRVEIIKLLYRNAELLILDEPTAVLTPQEIENLYIILRKLREDGHSVIIITHRIPDVISITDKITVLRDGEKIATVNTKDVDEKELSQYMIGRQLKVMKRDEIEVKECDGLDLNNISLKKDGVMSLDSISLHIAPGQIIGVAGVDGNGQKDLAEVIMGIQTHTGGTLKLCNEDISNLKVKDRKKLGMGYISDDRHCDGLIMDMDLTENFLLRAHSDKKFINKGLINEKLAKQETKKIVEKYGIKTQSIRTPIRYLSGGNQQKLILARELMGNPKAIVAFQPTRGLDIGAAEFIHEKLFECRKNGCSILLISADLEEILAVSDLIAVMYKGKFMGILKNEENIDVSRIGMMMAGSLDEYRRELA comes from the coding sequence ATGTCATTGCTAGTGATGCAAAATATCGATAAGTCATTTTTTGGAAAGAGTGCTTTAAAGCAGGTATGCTTAGATGTTAAACATGGTGAGATACATGCATTGTTAGGTGAAAATGGTGCAGGAAAGACAACATTAATGAATATATTATACGGAATTTATACTAAAGACAATGGGGAAGTATTTTGGAAAGGGGAATCAATTCAGTTTGATTCCCCTAAAGATGCCATCGATAATAGGATTGGCATGGTACATCAACATTTTTCATTAGTTCCTACCTTAACTGTTTCTCAAAATATAACTTTAGGTTTAAAATCTAAGGGATATCCATTTTCTAATAGAAAGAAACTAAATGAAGAAATAAAAGAAATTTCAAATAAATATGGTTTAGATATATGTCCAGATGCTTATGTTTCGTCTTTATCGGTAGGGGAACAACAGAGGGTTGAAATAATAAAATTACTTTATAGAAATGCTGAACTACTTATTTTAGATGAGCCTACTGCGGTGCTTACCCCACAAGAAATAGAAAACCTCTATATAATACTGCGTAAGCTACGGGAAGATGGCCATTCTGTAATTATAATAACCCATAGGATACCCGATGTTATAAGTATAACAGATAAGATTACAGTATTAAGGGATGGAGAAAAGATTGCTACTGTAAATACAAAGGATGTAGATGAGAAGGAACTATCTCAGTATATGATTGGTAGACAATTAAAGGTTATGAAAAGAGATGAAATAGAAGTCAAGGAATGTGATGGTTTAGATTTAAATAATATTTCATTGAAAAAAGATGGTGTTATGAGTCTTGATTCTATTTCATTACATATAGCTCCAGGGCAGATAATTGGGGTAGCTGGGGTAGATGGTAATGGGCAAAAGGATCTTGCAGAGGTAATCATGGGGATTCAGACCCATACAGGTGGCACCTTAAAATTATGTAATGAAGATATAAGTAATTTGAAGGTAAAAGACCGTAAAAAATTAGGGATGGGTTATATATCCGATGATAGGCATTGTGATGGATTGATTATGGATATGGATTTAACAGAAAATTTTTTATTGAGGGCGCATTCTGATAAAAAATTTATTAATAAAGGATTAATAAATGAAAAATTAGCTAAACAGGAAACCAAAAAAATTGTAGAAAAATATGGAATTAAGACCCAAAGCATTAGAACGCCTATTAGATATCTATCGGGAGGTAACCAACAAAAATTAATATTAGCAAGGGAACTCATGGGAAATCCAAAAGCTATAGTAGCTTTTCAACCTACAAGAGGCTTAGATATTGGTGCAGCAGAATTTATACACGAAAAGCTTTTTGAGTGCCGTAAAAATGGATGTTCTATCCTTTTGATTTCTGCTGATTTAGAAGAGATATTAGCTGTAAGTGATCTAATTGCTGTAATGTATAAAGGAAAATTTATGGGAATATTGAAAAATGAAGAAAATATAGATGTTTCTCGCATAGGTATGATGATGGCGGGTAGTCTAGATGAATATAGGAGAGAGCTGGCATGA
- a CDS encoding ABC transporter permease, which translates to MKTLNKYLSFLGIALIIFMIAILLIAFNGSNVFKALSGFFIGIFGSKYSIAEVFVKAIPLTLTGLGVAVGFRSGFINLGAEGQLYMGAIFATYFALLFPNLPKIVMIPLLIIVGFIGGGIWALIPGILKAKFKISEIIVSIMFNYIAINIVGIMVRTILKDPDYPYPMSPRIPEGAMLSTLIQSTRLHSGIIIALIATILIYILIWKTPTGYEMRACGINPRASMCSGISIYRNIVLSALISGGLAGLAGMSEIAGLQHKLIEGLSPNYGYTAIIVALIGRNHPLGVAVAAIGISALQVGSLAMQRSAGIPNSISSIIMGAVVILILARKTIFKKLVTEEGMV; encoded by the coding sequence ATGAAGACATTAAACAAATATTTATCATTTTTAGGTATTGCGCTGATCATATTCATGATAGCTATTTTGCTAATAGCCTTTAATGGAAGTAATGTATTTAAAGCCCTTTCTGGATTTTTTATAGGGATATTTGGCTCAAAATATTCAATAGCAGAGGTATTTGTTAAAGCTATACCCCTTACATTGACAGGTTTAGGTGTGGCGGTAGGTTTTCGTAGTGGATTTATTAATCTTGGAGCTGAAGGACAACTGTATATGGGAGCTATATTTGCTACATATTTTGCTTTACTATTTCCAAATCTACCAAAGATTGTGATGATACCTTTGTTAATAATTGTCGGCTTTATAGGGGGAGGAATATGGGCATTAATACCAGGGATTTTGAAGGCTAAATTTAAAATTTCAGAAATAATAGTAAGTATTATGTTTAATTATATTGCAATAAATATAGTTGGGATAATGGTAAGGACAATATTAAAAGATCCAGATTATCCTTATCCAATGTCACCAAGAATACCTGAAGGTGCGATGTTATCAACCTTGATACAATCTACCAGACTACATTCCGGTATAATAATAGCATTGATTGCAACTATATTGATCTATATACTGATATGGAAAACACCGACAGGTTATGAAATGAGGGCTTGTGGTATCAATCCTCGGGCTAGTATGTGTTCAGGTATATCCATCTATCGTAATATAGTTTTATCAGCGTTAATTAGTGGTGGACTTGCAGGACTGGCGGGTATGTCTGAAATTGCAGGGTTACAACATAAGCTTATTGAGGGTTTATCTCCAAATTATGGTTATACAGCTATAATTGTGGCATTGATTGGAAGAAATCATCCGTTAGGAGTAGCTGTGGCTGCAATAGGTATATCTGCATTACAGGTTGGATCATTAGCGATGCAACGTTCAGCGGGTATTCCCAATTCAATTTCATCTATTATAATGGGTGCAGTAGTTATTTTAATATTAGCTCGTAAAACAATATTTAAGAAATTAGTCACAGAAGAAGGGATGGTATAG
- a CDS encoding ABC transporter permease, whose amino-acid sequence MEFITMAAAYLAAAIKMAIPITLAGLGESISEKSGVLNIGIEGIMLGGAFGSFIIAYFTDNLFLGVLAGILSGIIVSLIHAVISIKCKADQTIVGLALNFLVLGLSSFMFLMVFGQTTDLPSIAVFKVIRIPILSKIPVIGEILFIQDAFVYFTIFMVIILSIIFYKTEWGINLHAVGENPRAADTAGLNVNKIRYISCLFNGALGGLAGTYMTLVQFGFFIENITAGRGYIALAAVTLGRRNPVGVFAASLVIGFAEALQYGLQTMGIPVPSQLFTMFPYVIAVLVLLFSIGKTKNPTALGTPYIRSER is encoded by the coding sequence ATGGAATTTATAACCATGGCTGCAGCCTATCTTGCAGCAGCAATTAAGATGGCTATACCTATTACTTTAGCTGGGCTTGGAGAATCGATTTCTGAAAAATCCGGGGTACTTAATATTGGAATTGAAGGAATTATGCTTGGAGGCGCTTTCGGCAGTTTTATTATAGCTTACTTTACAGACAATCTATTTTTAGGGGTTTTAGCAGGGATACTTAGTGGAATTATCGTTAGTTTAATTCATGCTGTTATAAGTATTAAGTGTAAAGCTGATCAGACGATTGTAGGTCTTGCGTTAAACTTCCTGGTACTTGGATTATCTAGTTTTATGTTCTTGATGGTTTTTGGACAAACAACGGATCTTCCTTCAATTGCTGTATTTAAAGTAATACGGATACCAATATTATCAAAAATTCCAGTAATAGGAGAGATTTTATTTATTCAAGATGCATTTGTGTATTTTACTATTTTCATGGTAATAATTCTATCCATTATATTTTATAAAACAGAGTGGGGAATAAATCTACATGCTGTAGGGGAAAATCCTAGAGCTGCAGATACAGCAGGTCTAAATGTTAATAAAATTCGTTATATAAGTTGTTTGTTTAATGGTGCTTTAGGGGGACTTGCTGGAACCTATATGACATTGGTACAATTTGGTTTTTTTATAGAAAATATAACAGCTGGCAGAGGATATATTGCATTGGCAGCAGTTACATTAGGGAGAAGAAATCCTGTTGGTGTATTTGCAGCATCATTAGTAATTGGATTTGCTGAAGCATTACAATATGGATTACAAACAATGGGTATTCCTGTTCCTTCCCAATTATTTACGATGTTTCCCTATGTAATTGCAGTGTTAGTTCTTTTATTTTCCATCGGCAAAACAAAAAATCCTACTGCTTTAGGAACACCCTATATTAGAAGCGAAAGATAG
- a CDS encoding MerR family transcriptional regulator, which translates to MERYLTIGELSKLFKINVQTLHYYDSIGLLVPNERDSETGYRKYAFDQIYKLATIRYLRRNGYSLNKIESYMEYRNIEYTLESLKKQSLFLRKKWEELINIDTAIQRKIRFIELKQEDIKINHVFTKEYPDRYYLSIGDEDTVYLSDSFYFYPTIVFYENNCKHFGAYMFCEDIEEENEVLKHFSNLLKIPAGKYLCGYHLGPYENITETIETMRLHSNDLALGDRVIAINIIDQFVESDMDKYITELQIPIV; encoded by the coding sequence ATGGAGAGATATTTAACGATAGGAGAATTAAGTAAATTATTTAAAATTAATGTACAGACACTTCATTATTATGATTCTATAGGTTTATTAGTGCCTAACGAGAGGGATTCAGAGACTGGATATCGGAAATATGCTTTTGACCAAATATATAAGCTGGCTACTATTAGATATTTACGGAGAAATGGTTATTCGTTAAATAAGATTGAATCCTATATGGAATATAGGAATATAGAATATACCTTAGAAAGTCTTAAGAAACAATCTTTGTTTTTAAGAAAAAAATGGGAAGAATTAATTAATATTGATACAGCAATTCAACGTAAGATAAGATTTATAGAGCTAAAACAAGAAGATATAAAGATTAACCATGTATTTACTAAGGAATATCCCGATAGATATTATCTATCTATTGGAGATGAGGATACAGTTTATTTAAGTGACTCATTTTACTTTTATCCTACAATAGTCTTTTATGAAAATAATTGTAAGCACTTTGGTGCATATATGTTTTGTGAGGATATAGAAGAAGAAAATGAGGTGTTAAAGCATTTTTCTAACCTATTAAAGATACCGGCAGGCAAATATTTATGCGGTTATCATTTAGGTCCTTATGAAAACATCACTGAAACTATTGAAACAATGAGATTACACTCAAATGATTTAGCTTTAGGAGACAGAGTAATTGCCATCAATATAATAGATCAGTTTGTAGAATCAGATATGGATAAATACATTACTGAATTGCAAATACCTATTGTATAA
- the xerA gene encoding site-specific tyrosine recombinase/integron integrase codes for MVYIEIRKRFNVFDETLGKEVIRVINVDKISDAELKVTFQYNSKLVEKIRQVEGRRWEAIQKCWIIPNNVKSINSLTKVFIKEDINWDGSLNSFITKNSEGNLHNSNPKLEELEKCLILKGYSPKTKKAYIGHVRRFLEIINKKPEVLTKEDVEKYICYLLKEQKTSHAFANQALSAIKFYYQHSLKKDKVLYDLPRPKKEKKLPNILSQREVLSILDSVNNIKHKSILFLIYSAGLRVGEVVRLKVDDIDSDRMLIHVRQGKGRRDRYTILSEVALGMLRKYAMVEKPKGWLFPGGKDNCFLTERSVQKIFATACKKSSIKKDVSVHSLRHSFATHLLESGTDLRYIQELLGHSSSKTTEIYTHVTEANLSKIKSPLDRLMK; via the coding sequence ATGGTCTATATAGAAATAAGAAAGAGGTTTAATGTTTTTGATGAAACTCTTGGAAAAGAGGTGATAAGAGTGATAAATGTAGATAAAATCAGTGATGCAGAATTGAAGGTTACCTTTCAATATAATAGTAAACTAGTAGAAAAAATTAGACAAGTTGAAGGAAGAAGATGGGAAGCAATACAAAAGTGCTGGATCATTCCTAATAATGTTAAAAGTATAAATAGCTTAACAAAGGTTTTTATAAAAGAAGATATAAATTGGGATGGATCCTTAAACTCTTTTATAACAAAAAATAGTGAAGGCAATTTACATAATAGCAATCCAAAACTAGAAGAATTAGAAAAATGCTTGATACTTAAAGGATATAGTCCTAAGACTAAAAAGGCATATATTGGACATGTAAGAAGATTTCTTGAGATTATTAATAAAAAGCCTGAAGTATTGACAAAAGAGGATGTTGAAAAATATATTTGTTATTTGCTTAAGGAACAAAAAACTTCCCATGCCTTTGCAAATCAAGCATTAAGTGCAATTAAATTTTATTATCAACATTCATTAAAAAAAGACAAAGTATTATATGATCTACCTAGACCTAAGAAAGAAAAGAAGTTGCCAAATATTTTAAGTCAAAGAGAAGTATTATCTATACTAGATTCTGTTAATAACATCAAACATAAATCCATACTATTCTTAATTTATTCAGCAGGACTCCGAGTTGGTGAAGTAGTAAGACTAAAGGTAGATGATATAGATAGTGATAGAATGCTAATACATGTAAGACAAGGGAAAGGCAGAAGAGATAGGTATACTATACTTTCTGAAGTTGCTCTAGGTATGCTAAGAAAATATGCAATGGTAGAAAAGCCTAAGGGATGGTTGTTTCCAGGAGGAAAAGATAATTGTTTCCTCACCGAAAGATCAGTTCAAAAGATATTTGCAACTGCATGTAAGAAATCCAGTATAAAAAAAGATGTTTCAGTACATAGCTTAAGACACTCTTTTGCAACCCATTTATTAGAAAGTGGAACTGATCTTAGATATATTCAGGAATTATTAGGGCATTCAAGCTCTAAAACTACAGAGATATACACACATGTAACTGAAGCAAATCTTAGCAAAATAAAAAGCCCTTTAGATAGATTAATGAAATAG
- a CDS encoding DUF3139 domain-containing protein, which yields MMKNRKHAIVIIIILVILSSLLYWYPVQKYLAEKSLKEYMSVQGTTNAIIDSKRIYKDYTIGGYVIDIIYQDDPDYRYNYTYIPLKGLKSKMVCIIFDKENVSADINNKEVKYPSID from the coding sequence ATGATGAAAAATAGAAAACATGCAATAGTGATTATTATTATATTGGTTATATTATCATCTTTATTATATTGGTATCCTGTTCAAAAGTATCTTGCAGAAAAGAGTCTAAAAGAATATATGTCTGTTCAGGGCACTACTAATGCAATTATAGATTCTAAACGAATATATAAAGATTATACAATAGGAGGATATGTTATAGATATAATATATCAAGATGACCCAGACTATAGATATAATTATACATATATACCTTTGAAAGGACTGAAAAGTAAGATGGTGTGTATAATTTTTGATAAAGAGAATGTATCTGCTGATATAAATAATAAAGAAGTTAAATATCCATCTATTGATTAA
- a CDS encoding YgjV family protein — MQITLVLLNFLALVVVVTIFKSNKKRKILILAVIALVVFSHQFVLVQKTTARLTATAYVTANYYHKGLKFEQLEWLGPYGAYGVRFKDENGDIMGVQVISKKVPIVVIYDSLDQGP; from the coding sequence TTGCAAATAACACTTGTATTACTAAATTTCCTAGCCTTGGTAGTAGTTGTAACAATATTTAAATCAAATAAAAAACGAAAAATTTTGATATTAGCAGTAATAGCATTGGTAGTTTTTTCTCACCAGTTTGTTTTAGTGCAAAAAACGACTGCACGACTAACTGCAACAGCTTATGTAACTGCCAACTATTATCATAAAGGCTTGAAATTTGAACAGTTAGAGTGGTTAGGTCCATATGGAGCATATGGTGTTCGCTTCAAAGATGAAAACGGAGATATTATGGGAGTTCAGGTTATTTCAAAGAAAGTGCCTATCGTTGTAATTTATGATTCTCTTGACCAAGGCCCATAA
- a CDS encoding GIY-YIG nuclease family protein — MYYVYILTNRSNKVLYTGITNNLERRLYEHKNKLIKGFTEKYNVNKLVYFGSTDDVEAALVREKQIKGWTRCKKINLIESINPEWKDLSQGFNY; from the coding sequence ATGTATTATGTTTACATATTGACAAATAGGTCAAACAAGGTACTTTATACTGGCATAACTAATAACCTTGAACGTCGTTTGTATGAACATAAAAACAAATTAATTAAAGGGTTTACAGAGAAATATAATGTTAATAAATTAGTATATTTTGGTAGCACAGATGATGTAGAAGCTGCACTTGTAAGAGAAAAGCAGATTAAGGGTTGGACAAGGTGTAAGAAAATTAACTTGATAGAAAGTATTAACCCAGAATGGAAAGATCTATCTCAGGGTTTTAATTATTAG
- a CDS encoding serine hydrolase domain-containing protein, with product MVNEKLLNDLLNKMVNNKRIFSAVLCVENSDKSFSWTGTAGNMEKDSRFFIASVTKLYVTAVVMCLIEEKRMALTDKISKYLPDHYCEGLHVLKGVDYSDKLTIYHLISNTSGLPDYFFHKQDNGRTVADALMEGNDEPWPLDKTIDLIKNLTPNFKPGAKGKAAYSDSNYQLLGKIIENVTGKPIGEVFHDYIFSQLNLSHTYVYNDLNDNTPVAFYYNSDELWLPHYMTSAGVEGGIVSTAEELMLFLKKFFNGYFFPKERINELKQWNLLLPPPGLFYFGIGLEKLWTPRIVSPFKPIKEIVGFWGQTGSFAFYNLDTDLYFCGTTNQINGAGHRLVGSAIAKIIKSVL from the coding sequence ATGGTTAACGAGAAATTACTAAATGATTTACTTAATAAAATGGTTAATAACAAAAGGATTTTTAGTGCTGTTTTGTGCGTGGAGAATAGCGACAAGAGTTTCTCTTGGACCGGAACAGCGGGTAATATGGAAAAGGACAGCAGATTTTTTATTGCAAGTGTTACTAAACTTTATGTAACCGCTGTAGTGATGTGCTTGATTGAGGAAAAACGCATGGCACTTACAGATAAAATATCAAAATACCTACCTGATCACTATTGTGAAGGCCTTCATGTCTTAAAGGGTGTGGATTATTCTGATAAGCTTACTATTTATCATTTAATTTCCAATACATCGGGTTTACCCGACTATTTTTTTCATAAGCAAGATAATGGGAGAACTGTTGCGGATGCACTAATGGAGGGGAATGATGAGCCTTGGCCTTTGGATAAAACAATTGACCTAATCAAGAACCTTACCCCTAATTTTAAGCCAGGAGCTAAGGGCAAAGCCGCCTATTCTGATTCCAATTATCAGCTCCTAGGAAAGATCATCGAGAACGTCACAGGGAAACCTATTGGGGAAGTGTTTCATGACTATATATTTTCTCAATTGAATTTATCTCACACCTATGTTTACAATGATCTCAACGACAATACTCCAGTAGCTTTCTACTACAACTCAGATGAACTATGGCTTCCTCATTATATGACATCCGCGGGAGTGGAAGGCGGAATTGTTTCCACCGCTGAGGAGTTAATGCTATTTTTAAAAAAGTTTTTTAATGGCTATTTCTTTCCTAAGGAGAGAATCAATGAGTTAAAACAGTGGAATTTACTTTTGCCACCTCCGGGCCTCTTTTACTTTGGAATAGGATTAGAAAAGTTATGGACACCAAGAATAGTGTCACCTTTTAAACCAATTAAAGAAATAGTAGGCTTTTGGGGACAAACAGGCTCCTTTGCTTTTTACAACTTAGACACTGACTTATACTTCTGTGGTACCACTAACCAGATAAACGGAGCAGGGCACAGGTTAGTTGGTAGTGCTATAGCAAAAATAATCAAATCTGTATTGTGA